In one window of Desulforhabdus amnigena DNA:
- a CDS encoding MazG family protein, protein MMESEQDRWLKVRRIWEIIDRLRGESGCPWDRKQTPESVQTYLIEEAHEASAAIRSGHTREAADELGDLLFMVFFLIHLYEEKDDFQLQEVCDLICEKMIRRHPHVFGDATVRSDKEVRQNWEKIKAGEKAGKVKPSEGIPESLPALMRAYRMISRLAGKEDSRWNDVQARTQEFVGKSQILGNYMTSESPMSAKAFGEILLDLVNLARLKGYRAEDCLHEALKTLEGSS, encoded by the coding sequence ATGATGGAGAGTGAACAGGATAGGTGGTTAAAAGTACGAAGAATATGGGAGATCATCGATCGTCTGCGCGGTGAATCCGGGTGTCCCTGGGATCGGAAACAGACCCCCGAAAGCGTCCAAACCTACTTAATAGAGGAAGCCCACGAAGCTTCGGCGGCCATACGCTCCGGACATACTCGTGAAGCGGCCGATGAGCTGGGAGACCTTCTCTTCATGGTCTTTTTCCTCATTCACCTCTACGAAGAAAAGGATGACTTCCAGCTGCAGGAGGTCTGCGACCTGATTTGTGAAAAGATGATCCGCAGGCATCCCCATGTTTTTGGGGATGCGACGGTCCGTTCGGATAAGGAAGTGCGTCAAAACTGGGAAAAAATCAAAGCGGGCGAAAAGGCGGGCAAAGTAAAGCCGTCTGAAGGGATACCCGAATCCCTCCCCGCTCTTATGCGTGCCTACAGGATGATCTCCCGCCTGGCGGGAAAAGAGGATTCCAGGTGGAACGACGTTCAAGCTCGCACTCAAGAATTCGTGGGAAAGAGTCAGATTCTCGGAAACTACATGACCAGCGAGAGTCCCATGTCTGCGAAAGCCTTTGGAGAAATTCTTCTGGACCTGGTGAACTTGGCGCGGCTCAAAGGGTATCGTGCCGAAGATTGCCTGCACGAAGCGTTGAAGACTCTGGAAGGTTCCTCGTGA
- a CDS encoding ABC transporter permease: MAAVSMNTFILIATYALMQGLLDQAVQNATQLSTGEAQLHAPGYLEDRSIYKTLENPEAILQKLKDRSFGAVPRTYGYGLVSCRTKSAGAMFWGVDPDKERAVLRLAEHMGEGVYLSSKAHRGLVLGRKLARSLNAHVGSEIVVLVQAADGSLGNDLFTVSGILKAAGEGVDRSAAIMHIDDFRDLFVMRSGVHEIVVNTGGRVPLAALKESLIQAVPGAEVKTWRELLPTLSDMLQISDVSMSVFGAIFYLAAGLGVLNTMLMATYERIHEFGLLKALGTSPWRIVRDVTMEAWLLAFLSTVVGVVAGVAVSWVLQDVGLDTTGFAGEYTVSGIAFDPVWRASLTFRAVLEPVLVIWVVCILAALYPASISARLDPVKSLYHV; encoded by the coding sequence ATGGCGGCCGTTTCTATGAACACTTTCATCCTCATCGCCACTTACGCCCTGATGCAGGGGCTTTTGGACCAGGCGGTCCAAAACGCGACGCAACTGAGTACGGGTGAAGCCCAGCTTCACGCTCCCGGATACCTCGAAGACCGTTCGATTTACAAAACACTGGAAAATCCCGAAGCGATCCTTCAAAAGCTGAAAGATCGCTCCTTCGGCGCTGTTCCGCGAACTTACGGATACGGCTTGGTGAGTTGCAGAACCAAGTCGGCCGGCGCCATGTTCTGGGGAGTGGACCCGGATAAGGAAAGAGCCGTTCTGCGGTTGGCGGAGCACATGGGAGAAGGGGTTTATCTCAGTTCCAAAGCTCATAGAGGATTGGTGCTCGGAAGAAAACTTGCGCGATCGTTGAACGCTCACGTGGGATCGGAAATTGTAGTGCTGGTTCAGGCGGCGGACGGCTCCCTGGGAAATGATCTCTTCACGGTTTCGGGAATCCTGAAAGCTGCGGGGGAAGGGGTGGACCGGAGCGCTGCGATCATGCATATCGATGATTTTCGCGATCTTTTTGTCATGAGGAGCGGTGTTCATGAAATTGTAGTGAATACAGGAGGACGGGTCCCTCTGGCAGCTCTGAAAGAGAGCCTGATTCAGGCGGTTCCCGGGGCGGAAGTAAAAACCTGGAGAGAGCTCCTTCCGACGCTCTCCGACATGCTTCAGATTTCGGATGTGAGCATGTCCGTCTTTGGAGCCATTTTCTATCTTGCTGCGGGTCTGGGAGTCCTCAACACCATGCTCATGGCGACCTACGAGCGCATTCACGAGTTCGGGCTTCTGAAGGCATTGGGGACTTCTCCCTGGCGCATTGTGCGGGACGTCACCATGGAGGCCTGGCTGCTGGCGTTTCTTTCCACTGTCGTCGGGGTCGTGGCGGGAGTTGCCGTTTCCTGGGTTCTGCAGGATGTCGGACTGGACACTACCGGCTTTGCGGGGGAATATACTGTTTCGGGTATCGCTTTTGATCCCGTGTGGCGTGCTTCCCTCACTTTTCGGGCTGTCTTGGAGCCGGTCCTCGTCATATGGGTGGTTTGCATTCTGGCGGCCCTCTATCCGGCTTCCATCTCCGCGCGACTGGATCCGGT
- a CDS encoding outer membrane lipoprotein-sorting protein: MTWFSSKYGRNSGSPFSRGILAIVSSLAVLCFFCFPATPASAVTAREILDRMDDLYRGESSHGEMTMVVVTAHWKRTLSLEFWSKGKEKSLIKILAPIKEKDTATLRSGNEIWNYLPKVKRVIKLPSSMMSASWMGSHFTNDDLVKESRFVEDYDFEVTFEGRRAGKDIVEVTCIPKPDAPVVWGKVVVVVRLQDYLPLESAYFDEELHLARTMTFSDVRTFSGRTLPARMVVVPADKPGERTEVTYREIAFDLDLSDEIFSIRNLQK; the protein is encoded by the coding sequence ATGACCTGGTTTTCCTCGAAATATGGCCGAAACAGTGGCAGTCCTTTTTCCCGCGGGATATTGGCGATAGTGAGTTCCCTGGCGGTCCTCTGCTTTTTCTGCTTTCCTGCAACACCCGCTTCAGCCGTTACGGCCAGGGAAATTCTGGATCGGATGGACGATCTCTACCGGGGGGAGTCGAGTCATGGTGAAATGACCATGGTGGTGGTCACCGCTCATTGGAAGAGGACACTCTCGCTGGAATTCTGGTCCAAGGGAAAAGAAAAGTCCCTCATCAAAATCCTGGCTCCCATAAAAGAAAAGGATACGGCCACCCTGCGTTCCGGAAACGAAATCTGGAATTATCTTCCCAAGGTAAAAAGGGTGATCAAACTTCCGTCGTCCATGATGTCCGCTTCCTGGATGGGGTCTCATTTCACCAACGACGACTTGGTGAAGGAGAGCCGCTTTGTGGAGGATTACGACTTTGAGGTTACCTTCGAAGGACGGCGGGCAGGGAAAGACATTGTGGAAGTCACCTGTATTCCCAAGCCGGATGCTCCTGTGGTCTGGGGAAAGGTGGTGGTCGTAGTGCGGCTTCAGGACTATCTGCCGCTAGAAAGCGCCTATTTCGATGAAGAACTTCATCTTGCGAGAACCATGACGTTTTCGGATGTCCGAACTTTTTCCGGCCGCACCCTGCCGGCCAGGATGGTGGTTGTGCCCGCGGATAAGCCCGGTGAGAGAACGGAAGTGACCTACCGGGAGATCGCTTTCGATCTCGATCTTAGTGATGAAATCTTTTCCATCCGGAATCTTCAGAAGTAG
- a CDS encoding PhoH family protein, which translates to MAQSQSKHKAQTTTAQVAFDDNHLVQQLAGEQNSHLKIIEKQLDVRIHLRGNQFSITGDTPQVELSEKLLQQLAELIQKGYPLFGSDILYSIRILSENIHRNLKDILLDQIFIASNKRIITPKSVKQKEYIEAIRNYDIAFGIGPAGTGKTYLAMAMAVAAMTKDQVRRIVLVRPAVEAGEKLGFLPGDLAEKVNPYLRPLYDALHDMMDFERASNLIERGAIEVAPLAFMRGRTLNDAFVILDEAQNTTREQMKMFLTRLGLGSKAVITGDITQIDLPETKASGLVEAITLLKGIDGIRLVFFSNRDVVRHRLVQEIIQAYERLEKGKTVPPSGSAEK; encoded by the coding sequence TTGGCCCAATCACAAAGCAAGCATAAAGCTCAGACAACCACCGCACAGGTAGCTTTCGACGACAACCATCTGGTGCAGCAACTTGCAGGGGAACAGAACAGCCACCTGAAGATCATTGAAAAACAGCTGGATGTGCGTATTCATCTTAGAGGAAACCAATTCAGCATCACCGGGGATACTCCCCAGGTGGAACTCAGCGAAAAACTTCTTCAGCAACTGGCTGAACTCATCCAAAAGGGCTATCCCCTCTTTGGCAGCGACATTCTTTATTCCATCCGCATCTTGAGTGAAAATATCCATCGGAATCTCAAGGACATTCTTCTAGACCAGATTTTCATTGCATCCAATAAGCGAATCATCACCCCCAAGAGTGTCAAGCAGAAGGAGTATATCGAGGCGATACGCAACTACGATATCGCTTTCGGCATTGGCCCGGCTGGAACCGGAAAAACGTACTTGGCCATGGCCATGGCTGTTGCAGCCATGACCAAGGACCAGGTGAGGCGCATTGTTCTGGTGCGTCCCGCAGTGGAAGCCGGTGAGAAATTGGGGTTTCTGCCCGGAGATCTTGCTGAAAAGGTAAATCCTTACCTGCGCCCGCTCTACGATGCTCTTCACGACATGATGGATTTTGAAAGAGCTTCCAACTTGATCGAGCGTGGCGCGATAGAGGTGGCTCCCCTCGCCTTCATGCGAGGACGCACGCTCAATGACGCATTCGTGATCCTCGATGAAGCCCAGAACACCACGCGAGAACAAATGAAAATGTTTCTGACCCGACTCGGGCTGGGTTCCAAAGCGGTCATCACCGGCGACATCACTCAGATCGATCTGCCCGAGACAAAAGCATCCGGGCTCGTTGAAGCAATCACATTATTAAAAGGAATCGATGGGATACGCCTTGTTTTCTTCAGCAATCGCGACGTGGTCAGGCACCGGTTGGTCCAGGAAATCATCCAGGCTTACGAGCGCCTGGAAAAGGGCAAAACGGTACCACCCAGCGGTTCAGCAGAAAAGTAG
- a CDS encoding ADP-ribosylglycohydrolase family protein: MTKAMKKEKAVAMVMASFAGDSLALGAHWIYETEIIEQKFGRVEHLLKPLKESYHPTKDKGEFTHYGDQTLVLLESLADRSEFDLHHFSESWQALFKNYHGYFDEATKATLVNFASGKGPAESGSFSLDLGGAARIAPLVYRYREDLEKLVSSVKTQTAMTHNTPLVIGSAEFFGRVAWKVLHGRSPVAAMREVREESFEGTPFAKMLEVGLESKGTGTRDAIMHFGQSCDSNGAFPSVVHLLSRYEDDLREALVENVMAGGDSAARGAIVGMILGAHLGKEAIPREWISDLKQAQHIVDLLEKIGRAER, translated from the coding sequence ATGACGAAGGCGATGAAAAAGGAAAAAGCCGTAGCGATGGTCATGGCTTCCTTTGCCGGCGATTCCCTGGCCCTGGGAGCCCATTGGATTTACGAGACGGAGATCATCGAACAAAAGTTCGGGCGGGTGGAACACCTGCTCAAGCCCCTCAAGGAATCCTATCATCCCACCAAAGATAAGGGTGAATTCACTCACTACGGAGATCAAACCCTAGTCCTTCTGGAATCCCTTGCCGATCGTTCCGAGTTCGATCTCCACCATTTTTCCGAGAGCTGGCAAGCACTTTTCAAAAATTACCATGGTTATTTCGACGAGGCCACCAAGGCCACACTCGTGAATTTTGCCTCGGGAAAAGGGCCGGCGGAATCCGGTTCCTTTTCCCTGGACCTGGGCGGGGCCGCACGCATTGCTCCACTGGTCTACCGTTACCGGGAAGACCTGGAAAAACTCGTTTCCAGCGTCAAGACTCAGACGGCAATGACGCATAACACGCCATTGGTAATAGGCAGTGCAGAGTTTTTCGGCCGTGTTGCCTGGAAGGTGCTTCACGGGCGTTCGCCCGTGGCGGCCATGCGGGAAGTGAGGGAAGAGTCTTTCGAGGGAACCCCCTTTGCAAAGATGCTGGAAGTGGGCCTGGAAAGCAAAGGAACCGGCACGAGAGACGCCATCATGCATTTTGGCCAAAGCTGTGACAGCAATGGAGCTTTTCCCTCCGTGGTGCATCTCCTTTCGCGATACGAAGACGATCTTCGTGAGGCTCTGGTTGAAAATGTCATGGCGGGTGGGGATTCTGCAGCCAGGGGGGCTATTGTGGGAATGATTCTCGGCGCTCATTTGGGGAAGGAAGCCATTCCACGAGAATGGATCTCCGATTTGAAACAGGCGCAGCACATTGTGGATCTTTTGGAAAAGATCGGACGAGCTGAAAGATGA
- a CDS encoding CvpA family protein has protein sequence MQLNGLDWVLLGIGLFCVGRGILRGAISQVFGIAGVLAGFVLASHYYESLSVQLSEAFPRLIGPQAVSFVLLFFLAWFCLGIVGFGISKLLQKSGLGFFDRFWGAAVGLAKALALAVILISALTFFLSPQNRMLHNSGLTPYVQEAAHVVIQATPDKVQMLFEKKQKELKRYWLDRDRGRDRVKEKTKLPFEKEARVLR, from the coding sequence ATGCAGTTGAATGGATTGGACTGGGTCCTGCTTGGAATAGGGCTTTTTTGTGTAGGGCGTGGCATACTGCGGGGAGCGATTTCTCAGGTTTTTGGAATTGCGGGGGTTCTTGCGGGTTTTGTTCTGGCTTCGCATTATTATGAATCGTTGAGCGTGCAACTGTCCGAAGCTTTTCCCAGGCTTATAGGTCCTCAGGCCGTCAGTTTTGTTCTCCTGTTTTTTCTCGCATGGTTTTGTTTGGGCATCGTCGGATTCGGCATTTCAAAACTTCTGCAAAAAAGCGGACTCGGCTTTTTTGACAGGTTTTGGGGCGCCGCCGTGGGGCTAGCCAAGGCCCTGGCTTTGGCGGTGATTCTGATTTCCGCTCTGACCTTTTTCCTTTCACCTCAGAATAGGATGCTCCATAATTCCGGTCTGACCCCCTATGTGCAGGAAGCTGCTCATGTGGTGATTCAGGCGACACCGGATAAGGTTCAGATGTTGTTTGAAAAAAAGCAAAAAGAACTCAAGCGTTATTGGCTGGATCGGGATCGAGGTCGCGATCGTGTGAAGGAAAAAACCAAGTTGCCTTTTGAGAAGGAAGCGAGAGTCTTGCGATGA